The Maridesulfovibrio salexigens DSM 2638 region TGTTTGGCAGGCCGGTCAAAGCATCTCCTGACTCCCTTGTCTGGGTGAAGAGGTTACCGCCTTCACGTCTCAGCCCCCAGTCATTATTGAATGAGGCAATGGTCAGTACGTAGAGTTCCTGAATCTGACCGTTTGAATAACGTCCGGTCAGAACACCGTCCCTGCTGACAGAAGTACTCTGCAGGAAACCTGCGGTGTAACCGTCCTGAGACTGGAACAGAGTGGTGGAGCCGGAGCTGTAACTGGTAGTAGCAAGTGCGCTCTTCTCGGCATCACCGAAGTTGGGGATATTACTGATGTCAGTAATGTTAGTACCGAGCAGGCTCGCGTTGGAGACAGTTGCCCCACCCCAGCCTTTAGTTGTTCCGGTTCCGGAGAGATCCTTGTTGTTTAATCCAAAATTCATCTCGATAGTTACCGGGTCATTGCTGGCATCGGTAAAACTTGCATTGGACCGCGACAGGAAGTTTGCTGTCAGAACCGGCAGGCCGTCCTGTGAGAATTCAGCCAGAGACCATTCATCAGCATTCCTGAGGTCTGCCGCTGCGGTACCGCCGTTACTCTTAAGGGTAAAGGCTGATACACCGGTCAGGTCACCGGCTGCGTTGAAAGTCATAGTACCGGTCATGAGCAGTCCTGCTGCAGAAGTTCCGGCAAAGTTTACACCGTCATCGGAGATACGACCGTCTTCTTCGGGGTCGCAGGTTACGATAAATTCCCAGACCTTCTTACCGCCAGCGTTACTGAGGGTAACCTGGTCAAAATAAGTGGTCACGTTATGAGCGGAACCGTTGGCGTCATAAACCTTGATAGTGGACTGGTAGCCGTACAGGGAATCGCCAAGAGGCGGCTCAGCTGCTCCATCCCATGAATTAAAGAGGGAGAGATAGGGAGCAGTGCTGTCAGTTGAGCGGCTGGCTTCCTGTGAATCAAGGTTGGTGATCATATTGATAGTAGTGGTAGCCTTCGGTGCGGACTGGAAGTTCTCCAGCCTGATATCGGTAGGAACACCAACGGTACGTACAGCATTACTGGTACTTACACTGGCGCCGGTGGCAACCTGTGAGTTACTTTCATCCTGTACCTGCCAACCCTGCAGCACATAACCGTGCGGGTCGGTAAGATAACCGTCTTTGTCAAAACGGAAGTTACCGGCGCGGGTGTAGTAGGAAGTCTCTTCATCTTTGGGAGAGACTATGAAAAATCCGTCACCACCGATTGCGAGGTCGGTGGACTCAGAGGTTGTTTCGAAGGACCCCTGAGCGAAGTCGGCATAAATTGCCCCAACCTGCACGCCTCGACCTACCTGTGCAACACCGGTAGCTGTGGACATGTCCTGACTGATGGCGTCTTCAAAGTGCATTTTAGCACTTTTAAAACCGACTGTGTTTACGTTTGCGATGTTGTTACCAAGCACGGACATTTTGTCGCCGTGGGCCTGTAAACCTGTGATTCCTGAGAATAATGATGCTGATAAACCCATAAGAACCTCCTAAAGTCCTGTTGACTCGCGAATGTTTTCCTATCCCTTAAGCCGGGCCATGCCGTTGGCCTGATTAGCTTGAAGCGGATTCGGATGATTCACTTGATGAATCAGAGACATCCGTCGGACTTACTACTTCTCTGATGTTGAGGAAGTTGATGTAGCGACCGTCTTTAAGGTGCAGGTATTGCTGCCCGCCCTCGGAAACAACTCCGGAGACTTCACCACTGACTTCCGTCTTAACCATTACCGGACTGCCTTCAGCGTCTTCCGCTGCCATGGCGATGGTGTAAACACCGTCCGGTACATCCTTGCCTGCCCAGTTCTTTCCATCCCATTCGAACTCGAAGGTCCCTTCAGCCTTTGAGCCGAGTTGAACAGTGCGGACAAGGTTTTTATTGTTATCGTAAATGTTGATGAACGCGTTTGCCACAGGCTCGCCGAGACCGTAGAAGACCTTACTGATCTTTCCGTTATCGCGGCTGATGGAATAACCTTCCGCTTTTACTTCTTTGCCGATGAAGCCTACTGCGGAGACCATCTGGTCCTGAGCGTTGTTATCGATCATAGTCTTGATGTTGCTGTTCACCTGAGTGAGCTGTTCAAGACTGGAGAACTGTGCCATCTGCGCCATGTACTCTTTATCTTCCATGGGGTTTGCAGGATCCTGGTTCTGCATCTGGGTAAGGAGAAGCTTCAGGAAGTCATCCTGTCCCAGCTGATTTTTATGCTTTGGCTGGTTGCTTGCTGCCATGTCGGCTTCTGCTCTGCCAAGTATGTTACTGAACCCTACGTATCCCATGACTACACCTCTTAATTTTTGCTAAGCGGGGCTAAATTTATGTTAAGCCACTATGTAAAGCCCGCTCTGGGAAATTTGTGCCTTCTGCTGTACAGTTTGCATTTCCCGGGCCAAAGAGGATCCTTCTTGTCTTAAAGTCTGCCAGCGCTTGCGCATTTCAGACATCATTTCCTGATATTGCGCTGCGTTATGATCTTCAGCATTTTTCCATGAAGAGTCGGTCTGGCTATCTGAAATGCCGGTCTGGACTTCAAGTTTTTCCACTTTGAGGCCCTGCTCTTCCAATGCCTGCTTTACAACTTCAAGCTGCTCGGCAATAACTTTCGCCGTATCAGGATTTTCCGCTCTGATTGTAGCCTGAACGTCCTTGTTCTTGACCTGCAACATTACGTTTACTGTGCCAAGGTTATGAGGATTCAGCTGCAATGTAAGCTGCTTGCGACCCTGACCGAGATTCTTGAATACGCCTTCCTGAACCTGCTCCAGAATGTTGGATCGGGCAGTTTTTTCCCACATGAGATCAGTCTTACCGGCCTGAGCTGACTTGACTGCACTTTGCAGGGTACCGAATCCGTTGCCGAAGATATTGCCGTTAAGATTTCCTTCGCCCTTCACGAAGGATTCATCAGTAAGCTTGCCGAAGAAATCATTCCAGCTGTCCTGATCATCAGAATCGGAAAGAAGCTGTTCCAGCCAATGACGGTTGGAATTCTTATCTTCAGTCTGGCCGGCATTCTGTTTCCCGGCATTGGCATCGCCTTTTAAGTCGGCACCGTTCTTGGAAGGATTGTTGTCTTTCTGAGCAGGATTTTCTCCGTTCTGCCCATTCTGACCATCCTGCTTGACGCTCTCGCTGACTTCCTTAGCCGCTCCCATGGAGTTACTAATCACATCAGCCGAGGCCATTCTCATAGTGCTGGGAGACTGGTCGGAAGCTTTTTCCATTGCTGAATGCAAAGACTCAGCGACAGTCTTAACCAACTTGAGATCCTTTCCATCCTGTTCGGCCTGCTGCTGGGCAAGAGCCGACTTAAGAACAGAAAATCCTTTCTTAAAGTCAGCGGCGGTAGCACCTTCAGCGGTAAGCAGCTGGGTAATCTTTTTACCGGTATCGCCCTTAAGCTTGAACAAATCGGTTAAGGTCTTGGTTTCATCTTCAGAAAGCTGAAGCTTTTCGGAGTCAGGCATCGATGCCAGCTTAGCCTGCATTTTCTCAACTACATCACCAAGCTTACCCTGACGGATAGATGCCAAGAGTCCCTTGGATTCATCCGGGGTAAAACCGAGCTGGGAAAATATGGAATTCAGATTCTGTTCTTGAATAGGGCTAAGCGTAATACCTTTCATGCCTTTCATCATGCCTGAAAGCTCAGACACCAACTGGCCGTAGGTAATGCCGTTCTCGCTCATAACCTTCTCTTCAAGGTCGGCGATATCTTTTTTATCAAGACCGTACTCTTCAAGTTCTTCCTTGATTTCATTCCAGTCTTCGCGGCTTACCTTAAGATCCTGCGGCTGTTCTTCAACAGACTGCATGGCAACTTTTTCCGCAGCCTCATCAAGATATTCAGCGGCTGCTTCAGGCTCGGAACGGGAAGTTACATCCTCATAAGCAGATGCAGCTTCATTCACGATATCCTGAACCGGCTGGTACGCTGCCTGTGCCTCGGACTGGCTGGAATAAAGGAAATTATCGAACATAGATGAGCGAAAAGTATCCTCAGACAGTGATGTTCTGTCCAAAAGATTGCTCAAGCCCTGATTAGTTTGTTCGTGATGTGGAAGTATTTTCATATTCTGACTCCTCGACATTTCTTTATTCACGAGGCGTGCCAAAAATAAAAATACTTTATTTCAGATAGTTATAAGAAAAA contains the following coding sequences:
- a CDS encoding flagellar hook protein FlgE, whose product is MGLSASLFSGITGLQAHGDKMSVLGNNIANVNTVGFKSAKMHFEDAISQDMSTATGVAQVGRGVQVGAIYADFAQGSFETTSESTDLAIGGDGFFIVSPKDEETSYYTRAGNFRFDKDGYLTDPHGYVLQGWQVQDESNSQVATGASVSTSNAVRTVGVPTDIRLENFQSAPKATTTINMITNLDSQEASRSTDSTAPYLSLFNSWDGAAEPPLGDSLYGYQSTIKVYDANGSAHNVTTYFDQVTLSNAGGKKVWEFIVTCDPEEDGRISDDGVNFAGTSAAGLLMTGTMTFNAAGDLTGVSAFTLKSNGGTAAADLRNADEWSLAEFSQDGLPVLTANFLSRSNASFTDASNDPVTIEMNFGLNNKDLSGTGTTKGWGGATVSNASLLGTNITDISNIPNFGDAEKSALATTSYSSGSTTLFQSQDGYTAGFLQSTSVSRDGVLTGRYSNGQIQELYVLTIASFNNDWGLRREGGNLFTQTRESGDALTGLPNSSGKGSIASNSLEMSNVDLAVEFVSMITTQRGFQANSKVITTTDSMMGELIQLKR
- a CDS encoding flagellar hook-length control protein FliK, producing MKILPHHEQTNQGLSNLLDRTSLSEDTFRSSMFDNFLYSSQSEAQAAYQPVQDIVNEAASAYEDVTSRSEPEAAAEYLDEAAEKVAMQSVEEQPQDLKVSREDWNEIKEELEEYGLDKKDIADLEEKVMSENGITYGQLVSELSGMMKGMKGITLSPIQEQNLNSIFSQLGFTPDESKGLLASIRQGKLGDVVEKMQAKLASMPDSEKLQLSEDETKTLTDLFKLKGDTGKKITQLLTAEGATAADFKKGFSVLKSALAQQQAEQDGKDLKLVKTVAESLHSAMEKASDQSPSTMRMASADVISNSMGAAKEVSESVKQDGQNGQNGENPAQKDNNPSKNGADLKGDANAGKQNAGQTEDKNSNRHWLEQLLSDSDDQDSWNDFFGKLTDESFVKGEGNLNGNIFGNGFGTLQSAVKSAQAGKTDLMWEKTARSNILEQVQEGVFKNLGQGRKQLTLQLNPHNLGTVNVMLQVKNKDVQATIRAENPDTAKVIAEQLEVVKQALEEQGLKVEKLEVQTGISDSQTDSSWKNAEDHNAAQYQEMMSEMRKRWQTLRQEGSSLAREMQTVQQKAQISQSGLYIVA
- a CDS encoding flagellar hook assembly protein FlgD; the protein is MGYVGFSNILGRAEADMAASNQPKHKNQLGQDDFLKLLLTQMQNQDPANPMEDKEYMAQMAQFSSLEQLTQVNSNIKTMIDNNAQDQMVSAVGFIGKEVKAEGYSISRDNGKISKVFYGLGEPVANAFINIYDNNKNLVRTVQLGSKAEGTFEFEWDGKNWAGKDVPDGVYTIAMAAEDAEGSPVMVKTEVSGEVSGVVSEGGQQYLHLKDGRYINFLNIREVVSPTDVSDSSSESSESASS